The following proteins are co-located in the Candidatus Eisenbacteria bacterium genome:
- the rplM gene encoding 50S ribosomal protein L13: MSTYATKASDVVRQWLLVDADGQILGRLASEVAYLLRGKGKPGYVPYLDMGDHVVVINAGKFRVTGRKMEQKTYFRHTGYIGGGRMTTMADRMAKHPSEVIRDAVWGMLPKGPLGRQMVRKLKIYEGPDHPHQAQMPRVHKLGSTGRDARTETAG, translated from the coding sequence ATGTCGACGTACGCGACGAAGGCATCGGATGTCGTCAGGCAGTGGCTGCTTGTCGATGCCGATGGGCAGATCCTCGGTCGGCTCGCCAGCGAGGTGGCCTATCTGCTCAGGGGCAAGGGGAAGCCCGGCTACGTTCCCTACCTGGACATGGGAGACCATGTCGTCGTGATCAACGCTGGGAAGTTCCGCGTCACGGGTCGCAAGATGGAGCAGAAGACCTACTTCAGGCACACCGGCTACATCGGCGGCGGCCGCATGACGACAATGGCGGATCGGATGGCCAAGCATCCTTCTGAAGTCATCCGCGATGCGGTCTGGGGGATGTTGCCGAAGGGGCCGCTGGGGCGCCAGATGGTCCGCAAGCTGAAGATCTATGAGGGACCTGACCATCCGCACCAAGCCCAGATGCCTCGCGTCCACAAGCTCGGGTCGACCGGACGCGACGCCCGGACGGAAACGGCCGGCTGA